A genomic window from Xyrauchen texanus isolate HMW12.3.18 chromosome 15, RBS_HiC_50CHRs, whole genome shotgun sequence includes:
- the LOC127655770 gene encoding fatty acid-binding protein 10-A, liver basic: MAFNGTWQVYVQENYEEFLRAISLPEDIIKLAKDVKPVTEIQQNGNDFTITSKTPGKTITNAFTVGKEAEITTMDGKKLKCIIKLDGGRLVCQTDKFSHIQEIRGGEMVETLTVGGTTMVRKSKKM; this comes from the exons ATGGCCTTCAATGGAACATGGCAGGTGTACGTCCAGGAGAACTACGAGGAGTTCCTCAGAGCCATTT CACTCCCAGAAGATATCATTAAGCTGGCCAAGGACGTCAAACCAGTGACAGAAATCCAACAAAACGGCAACGACTTCACCATCACATCCAAGACCCCGGGGAAGACCATCACTAACGCCTTCACCGTCGGAAAGGAAGCTGAAATAACCACCATGGACGGCAAGAAGCTCAAA TGCATCATTAAACTGGACGGAGGACGGCTGGTGTGTCAGACGGATAAATTCTCTCACATCCAGGAGATCAGAGGAGGAGAGATGGTTGAG ACTCTGACAGTCGGAGGAACCACGATGGTGAGGAAGAGCAAAAAGATGTGA